The Granulicella sibirica genome has a segment encoding these proteins:
- a CDS encoding TonB-dependent receptor, whose protein sequence is MRKNKILAIAFLLTAFLAGVPRAHAQENGTINGITTDPSGATVPNATVKLVNPATGDTRTATTNDSGLFSFTGLAIGKYNLSVVAAGFKNVATNNIVLNVAQTVEEKITLEVGSEGQTVTVEANALAVQSETSQVDSLISGAQVAELATNGRNITALAVLAPGVSNNLPDYNGVMALTAGNGISFNGTRPSHNIYLVDGGEIYDRGCGGCFSILVSQDSIAQFQTLTSNYSPDYGIGSGGQVLMVLKSGSKSFHGGLWEFNRNEAFDANNYISKMNNQPTPKLRVNIFGGNIGGPLFIPHFYNNARNRTFFFFNEEDRREIAGTAPSTTNTIPTGDYPVLGQSLNYVTPASGKTPIVPVTSDPAKLAIYAADGLTPGQPFPNNVIPANLIDQNVVTMINTGIFPKPNVSTGANQFVTSVSQPTFVREDLVRIDHTINDKLQLMGNYIHDANSQTKFPPLWSDDNYPTVGSAISNPAWAAVIKLTQTLSPNLLNETAFNFNGNKLTITPVGTFAQPTGFNTTTFFSGQNALNRLPEVDLGAPYGTNWSPSYYPWHNAAMDYQYRDDVSWTKGRHSMKFGFSWMHFLKNQQLQSNTQGTYTFNNSSFAGDSYVNYLLGDAANFTQLQVLNGLHWVNNTYSFYGEDNYKLTRRLTLNLGFRYDALPHNYERFNEFANFVPADFTAANAQSPVNGTLNPNGPGFSTPKGISQPFYLNGIQLAGVNGFPRGGVQNDWKSAQPRVGFAYDVYGDGKTVLRGGAGLFYERIQGNDSYDAGNNPPFSYQPSANNVYFSNTNTSATNGQTASTNPKPASITNLAYHYPLPGLAMYSLGIQHEVAPSIVSVLQYVGTAGWNQNDDRAINTIPLNSSAAVRQTVANGSVDANTLRLFQGYAGITQEEQTTNSSYNSLQAGLRVENKHNLTVQVSYTWSHQIDLASNGGDLATLSNPFNAKYDKGSGSYDRRNIFSTNYIYDLPFFKNSSNFAEREFLSGWQVSGITIANSGTPVAITYGTDTIGLGGGTSNRANLVAGTPTLGQKKFNSYFNTAAFSAPVAPWQGGDATSVNQGFGNSGKDKVIGPGRFNTNLSVFKSFPLYRESLRLQLRAESFNTFNHTQFQNLQNSFTASNFGQVTSTWDARKFQFGGKLLF, encoded by the coding sequence ATGCGCAAGAATAAAATCCTGGCGATAGCTTTCCTACTTACGGCCTTCCTGGCCGGCGTGCCACGCGCGCATGCTCAGGAGAACGGAACGATTAACGGAATCACGACAGATCCTTCGGGCGCGACGGTTCCAAACGCCACGGTCAAACTGGTGAACCCGGCGACGGGCGACACGCGTACCGCGACCACGAACGACTCTGGTCTGTTCAGCTTTACCGGCCTGGCGATCGGCAAGTACAACCTGTCCGTGGTCGCGGCGGGCTTCAAGAACGTGGCGACAAATAACATCGTGTTGAACGTGGCGCAGACGGTCGAAGAGAAGATCACTCTCGAAGTCGGAAGCGAAGGCCAGACGGTCACGGTTGAAGCCAACGCATTGGCCGTGCAATCGGAGACAAGCCAGGTGGACAGCCTTATCTCAGGCGCACAGGTTGCGGAGCTTGCGACGAACGGACGAAACATCACCGCGCTGGCTGTTCTGGCGCCGGGCGTTTCGAACAATCTGCCCGACTATAACGGCGTGATGGCGTTGACTGCCGGGAACGGCATCAGCTTCAACGGTACGCGTCCGAGCCACAACATCTATCTCGTGGATGGCGGCGAGATCTACGATCGTGGATGCGGTGGATGCTTCAGTATTCTCGTGTCGCAGGATTCGATCGCGCAGTTTCAGACGCTGACCAGCAACTACAGCCCGGACTATGGGATCGGATCGGGCGGACAGGTGCTGATGGTGTTAAAGTCGGGCTCGAAGAGCTTCCATGGCGGATTGTGGGAGTTCAATCGCAACGAGGCGTTCGATGCGAACAACTACATCTCGAAGATGAACAATCAGCCCACGCCGAAGCTGCGCGTGAATATTTTCGGCGGTAACATCGGTGGCCCGCTCTTCATTCCACACTTTTATAACAATGCGCGTAACCGCACGTTCTTCTTCTTCAATGAGGAGGACCGGCGCGAGATCGCCGGAACGGCTCCGAGCACGACCAATACGATTCCGACAGGCGATTACCCGGTATTAGGGCAGTCGCTGAACTATGTCACGCCGGCCTCGGGCAAGACCCCTATTGTTCCCGTTACGTCGGATCCGGCAAAGCTTGCGATCTACGCCGCGGATGGACTCACTCCCGGACAGCCCTTTCCGAACAACGTGATTCCCGCGAACCTGATCGATCAGAATGTGGTGACGATGATCAATACGGGCATCTTCCCCAAGCCTAATGTTTCCACCGGAGCGAACCAATTTGTAACCTCGGTCAGTCAGCCGACGTTTGTGCGCGAGGACCTTGTCCGTATCGACCACACCATCAACGACAAGCTGCAGTTGATGGGTAACTACATCCACGATGCGAACAGCCAGACGAAGTTCCCTCCGCTCTGGAGCGACGACAACTACCCGACGGTTGGAAGCGCGATCTCGAACCCGGCGTGGGCCGCGGTTATCAAGCTGACGCAGACACTCTCGCCGAACCTCCTCAACGAGACGGCGTTCAACTTCAACGGCAACAAGCTGACGATCACCCCGGTCGGCACGTTCGCACAGCCGACGGGCTTCAACACGACAACCTTCTTCTCCGGGCAGAACGCTCTCAATCGTCTGCCTGAGGTTGACCTTGGTGCGCCGTATGGTACGAACTGGAGCCCATCCTACTATCCGTGGCACAACGCGGCCATGGACTATCAGTATCGGGATGACGTCTCCTGGACCAAGGGCCGCCACTCGATGAAGTTCGGCTTCTCGTGGATGCACTTCCTCAAGAACCAGCAGCTCCAGTCGAATACGCAGGGTACTTATACCTTCAACAATTCCAGCTTCGCGGGTGACTCGTACGTCAACTACCTGCTTGGCGATGCGGCTAACTTCACGCAGTTGCAGGTGCTCAATGGCCTGCACTGGGTGAATAATACGTACTCGTTTTATGGCGAGGATAACTACAAGCTGACCCGGAGGCTCACGCTCAACCTTGGCTTCCGCTACGACGCCCTCCCACATAACTATGAGCGCTTCAACGAGTTCGCAAACTTCGTCCCGGCAGACTTTACCGCAGCGAATGCTCAGAGTCCGGTCAACGGAACGTTGAATCCAAACGGCCCGGGATTCAGCACACCGAAGGGGATCAGCCAGCCCTTCTACCTCAACGGCATCCAGTTGGCAGGCGTGAATGGGTTCCCAAGAGGCGGCGTGCAGAACGACTGGAAGTCCGCTCAGCCACGCGTCGGCTTTGCGTACGACGTGTACGGAGACGGCAAGACGGTGCTTCGCGGTGGTGCGGGTCTCTTCTATGAGCGCATCCAGGGCAACGATTCGTATGACGCGGGGAACAATCCGCCGTTCTCGTATCAGCCTTCGGCAAACAACGTTTACTTCTCGAATACAAACACGAGCGCGACGAATGGCCAGACGGCCTCCACCAACCCGAAGCCGGCCAGCATCACCAATCTCGCGTATCACTATCCGCTTCCGGGTCTTGCGATGTATAGCCTTGGCATCCAGCACGAGGTCGCTCCGTCGATCGTCAGCGTGCTGCAATATGTCGGTACGGCGGGTTGGAACCAGAACGACGACCGCGCCATCAACACGATTCCACTGAACAGCAGCGCTGCTGTCCGGCAGACGGTTGCGAACGGGTCGGTGGATGCCAACACGCTGCGCCTGTTCCAGGGCTACGCGGGTATCACGCAGGAAGAGCAGACGACGAACTCCAGCTATAACTCGCTGCAGGCTGGGCTTCGCGTCGAGAACAAGCACAACCTGACAGTACAGGTGTCCTATACCTGGTCGCACCAGATCGATCTGGCTAGCAATGGCGGCGACCTGGCGACGCTCTCCAACCCGTTCAACGCGAAGTATGACAAGGGATCAGGATCCTATGATCGCCGCAACATCTTCAGCACAAACTATATCTACGATCTTCCCTTCTTCAAGAACTCGAGCAACTTCGCGGAGCGCGAGTTCCTGAGCGGATGGCAGGTTTCAGGAATCACGATCGCGAACTCCGGTACGCCGGTGGCCATCACATACGGGACCGACACGATCGGTCTTGGTGGCGGCACCTCGAACCGGGCCAACCTCGTCGCAGGCACTCCAACGCTTGGCCAGAAGAAGTTCAACAGCTACTTCAACACTGCAGCGTTCTCCGCACCAGTTGCACCGTGGCAAGGTGGAGATGCGACCAGTGTGAACCAAGGATTCGGCAACTCGGGTAAGGATAAGGTGATCGGACCAGGACGTTTCAATACGAACCTGTCTGTCTTCAAGTCCTTCCCGCTTTACCGTGAATCGCTCCGGTTGCAGCTCCGGGCCGAGTCGTTCAACACCTTCAACCACACGCAGTTCCAGAACCTGCAGAACAGCTTCACGGCGAGCAACTTTGGACAAGTGACCTCGACGTGGGATGCCCGCAAGTTCCAGTTCGGCGGCAAGCTGCTGTTCTAA
- a CDS encoding glycoside hydrolase family 3 C-terminal domain-containing protein — MRRFVFAALPFLSIGLFAQIKPSAYMDSSLPAAVRAHDLVSKMTLDEKASQLEDWATAIPRLGIPDYQTWSEALHGVANSGYATVFPQAIGMAATWDPMMVQQMGDVISTEGRAKYNQAQREGNHRIFYGLTFWSPNINIFRDPRWGRGQETYGEDPFLTGRMGVAFIHGVQGSDPEHPKAVATSKHFAVHSGPESTRHIANVDVAPRDLEETYLPAFRSTVIDGHVKSVMCAYNAIDGMGACANTMLLKDHLRDAWAFKGFVVSDCAAIVDVTNGHHNAPDIMHAAAISIKAGTDLSCSIWAPGFNTLGEAVRKGVVSEDLLTKSAERLYTARFELGLLDAPGVNPYDKIPFSDDDSVQHNELSLKAAKESIVLLKNDGILPLEKAPKRIAVIGPTADLLTSLEGNYNGQASKPVSPVDGIIKQFPGAEVHYAQGATLATGFSVPVPRSVFGKGLKTEYFATTDWTGKPVAVGMDSSIQHDWRDVEPVPELETHDYSVRWSGTLQVPAAGKYAFILEGGSAFPYSPKENYRVVMDGKVVSEGTLTKGKLEMGAFAVVAGASPTAPPVMSGTTPARMELTFDDTKPHTFEVSYSHFGDRAGGGATLRWEAPEKAQLDEAVAAAKASDVVVAFVGLSPQLEGEEMPIKIEGFNGGDRTSIDLPASQRKMLEAVSATGKPVVVVSMSGSAIALTWAKEHAAAILQAWYPGGKGGAAVAQTLAGENNPAGRLPLTFYASTADLPEFTNYSLKNRTYRYYTGAPLWGFGYGLSYSTFSYEGLKVAKSVEAGKPVTAAVTVKNTSARAGDEVVEAYLKTPQAGGPKHSLVGFERVHLDAGESREVTLTLQPRSLSSVDDKGERSILSGEYHLSVGGAQPGDTAAKVETDFSVTGTAALPK; from the coding sequence GTGAGACGTTTTGTATTTGCTGCACTTCCGTTTTTGTCGATCGGTCTTTTTGCACAGATCAAGCCATCCGCTTACATGGACTCTTCCCTTCCCGCGGCGGTACGTGCGCATGACCTTGTATCGAAGATGACGCTGGATGAGAAGGCGTCGCAGCTTGAAGACTGGGCGACAGCAATTCCGCGTCTTGGCATCCCTGACTACCAGACGTGGAGTGAGGCTCTGCATGGCGTTGCGAACTCGGGTTATGCGACGGTGTTCCCGCAGGCGATCGGGATGGCTGCGACGTGGGACCCGATGATGGTGCAGCAGATGGGCGACGTGATCTCGACCGAGGGCCGGGCGAAGTATAACCAGGCGCAACGCGAGGGCAACCACCGTATCTTCTACGGGCTCACCTTCTGGTCTCCGAACATCAATATCTTCCGCGATCCGAGATGGGGACGCGGGCAGGAGACGTACGGGGAAGATCCATTCCTGACGGGCAGGATGGGCGTCGCGTTTATTCACGGTGTGCAGGGCTCCGATCCGGAGCATCCGAAGGCCGTCGCGACGAGCAAGCACTTCGCGGTACACAGTGGGCCGGAGTCCACGCGTCATATCGCGAATGTCGATGTCGCTCCAAGGGATCTCGAAGAGACTTACCTTCCGGCGTTCCGTTCGACGGTGATCGATGGACATGTGAAGTCGGTAATGTGCGCTTACAACGCCATCGATGGGATGGGCGCATGCGCGAACACGATGCTCCTGAAGGATCACCTGCGCGATGCTTGGGCGTTCAAGGGGTTCGTTGTCTCGGACTGCGCAGCAATCGTTGACGTGACGAACGGGCATCACAACGCGCCGGACATCATGCATGCGGCGGCTATCTCGATCAAAGCGGGGACAGACCTTTCCTGCAGCATCTGGGCGCCCGGTTTCAACACGCTTGGCGAGGCGGTGCGCAAGGGAGTCGTGTCGGAAGACCTGCTGACGAAGTCTGCGGAGCGACTCTATACGGCGCGCTTTGAGCTTGGGTTACTCGATGCTCCGGGAGTGAATCCGTATGACAAGATTCCCTTCAGTGATGACGACTCCGTGCAGCATAACGAGTTATCGCTGAAGGCAGCGAAGGAGTCGATCGTTCTGCTAAAGAACGATGGCATTCTTCCTTTGGAGAAGGCCCCGAAGCGCATTGCGGTCATCGGTCCGACGGCTGACCTGCTGACTTCGCTTGAGGGTAACTACAATGGGCAGGCGTCAAAGCCGGTGTCGCCGGTCGATGGCATCATCAAACAGTTCCCCGGTGCAGAGGTTCACTATGCGCAAGGGGCGACGCTCGCTACGGGCTTCAGTGTGCCGGTGCCTCGGAGCGTGTTTGGCAAGGGGTTGAAGACGGAGTACTTCGCGACAACGGACTGGACAGGCAAGCCCGTGGCTGTGGGAATGGACTCGTCGATTCAGCACGACTGGCGCGATGTTGAGCCGGTCCCTGAGCTTGAGACGCATGACTACTCGGTGCGGTGGAGCGGGACGCTGCAGGTTCCGGCGGCGGGTAAATACGCCTTCATCCTCGAGGGTGGTTCAGCCTTTCCCTATTCGCCGAAGGAGAACTATAGGGTTGTGATGGACGGCAAGGTGGTGTCCGAGGGAACACTGACGAAGGGCAAGCTGGAAATGGGGGCGTTTGCGGTGGTTGCAGGGGCTTCTCCCACCGCTCCGCCGGTGATGTCGGGAACGACGCCGGCGCGGATGGAGTTGACGTTCGACGATACGAAACCGCATACGTTCGAGGTGTCGTACAGCCACTTCGGCGATCGGGCGGGTGGTGGAGCAACGCTGCGCTGGGAGGCTCCGGAGAAGGCTCAGTTGGATGAGGCGGTTGCCGCTGCAAAGGCTTCCGATGTCGTCGTCGCGTTCGTTGGGCTATCGCCTCAACTCGAAGGTGAGGAGATGCCGATCAAGATCGAAGGCTTCAACGGCGGCGACCGGACGAGCATCGATCTTCCGGCCTCGCAGCGGAAGATGCTGGAGGCGGTATCTGCTACGGGCAAGCCGGTGGTTGTGGTGTCGATGTCGGGCAGCGCGATTGCGCTTACGTGGGCCAAGGAGCATGCGGCGGCCATTTTGCAGGCCTGGTATCCGGGAGGCAAGGGCGGAGCCGCTGTTGCCCAGACGCTTGCCGGGGAGAACAATCCTGCGGGTCGTCTGCCTCTTACCTTCTATGCGAGCACGGCGGACCTTCCGGAGTTCACGAATTACTCGCTCAAAAACCGCACCTATCGTTATTACACGGGCGCTCCGCTGTGGGGATTTGGATATGGGCTGAGCTACTCGACGTTCAGCTATGAGGGGCTAAAGGTGGCAAAGTCTGTCGAGGCGGGTAAGCCGGTGACGGCGGCCGTGACGGTGAAGAATACGAGTGCGCGGGCTGGGGACGAGGTCGTTGAGGCTTATCTCAAGACGCCGCAGGCTGGCGGCCCGAAGCATTCGCTGGTGGGCTTCGAACGCGTGCACCTGGACGCGGGGGAGAGCCGCGAGGTGACGCTGACGCTGCAGCCGCGCTCGCTTTCGAGCGTGGACGACAAGGGCGAGCGATCGATTCTATCGGGTGAGTATCACCTGAGCGTCGGGGGAGCGCAGCCCGGGGATACGGCGGCCAAGGTGGAGACGGACTTCTCGGTGACGGGGACTGCGGCTTTGCCGAAGTAA
- the xylA gene encoding xylose isomerase, producing MATTLFQDLDTVRYEGQDSKNELAYRWYDSDKVVLGKPLHEHLRFAVAYWHSLAMNGSDPFGAPTIHRPWMNRSDAMPAAKEKADAAFELFRVLDLPFYTFHDRDIAPEADDLRGSLKNFHEIVDYLAKKMESSKTELLWGTANLFSHPRFMAGAATNPDPDVFAYSATTVKHCMDATKLLGGDNYVLWGGREGYETLLNTDVGHEMDQAGRLLSLVVEYKHAIGFKGQILIEPKPKEPTAHQYDFDTATVFGFLKKYGLENEVKVNLEANHALLAGHTFEHEIAMAGAFGILGSLDVNRGDPLLGWDTDQFPNDLWDTTLAMYHVIQAGGLGKGGMNFDAKVRRQSFEPEDLVFAHVGAVDLCAQAFLKAADLIEGKDLSKLVDERYAGWKTPEAEAMLAGKVTLADIAKASEEKNLNPQPKSGKQERLENLVARKLY from the coding sequence ATGGCGACCACGCTCTTTCAGGATTTGGACACCGTTCGTTACGAGGGACAGGACAGCAAGAATGAGCTTGCGTATCGCTGGTACGACAGCGACAAGGTCGTCCTTGGGAAGCCTCTTCACGAGCATCTTCGTTTTGCCGTTGCGTACTGGCACAGCCTTGCGATGAACGGCAGCGACCCGTTCGGTGCCCCGACGATCCATCGTCCGTGGATGAACCGCTCGGACGCCATGCCTGCTGCAAAGGAGAAGGCGGATGCGGCGTTCGAGCTGTTCCGCGTGTTGGATCTTCCCTTCTACACGTTTCACGACCGCGACATTGCGCCGGAGGCGGATGACCTTCGTGGGTCGCTGAAGAATTTCCACGAGATAGTGGACTATCTCGCGAAGAAGATGGAGTCGTCCAAGACGGAGCTTCTTTGGGGAACAGCGAACCTGTTCAGCCATCCTCGCTTCATGGCGGGAGCGGCGACGAACCCTGATCCGGATGTCTTCGCGTATAGCGCGACGACGGTGAAGCACTGCATGGACGCGACCAAGCTTCTAGGTGGCGACAACTATGTTCTGTGGGGCGGGCGTGAAGGATACGAGACGCTGCTGAACACGGACGTGGGCCACGAGATGGACCAGGCTGGCCGTCTCCTTTCGCTCGTCGTCGAGTACAAACATGCGATCGGGTTCAAGGGACAGATCCTGATCGAGCCGAAGCCGAAGGAGCCGACGGCGCACCAGTATGACTTCGACACGGCGACGGTGTTTGGCTTTCTGAAGAAGTATGGCCTCGAGAACGAGGTGAAGGTAAACCTCGAGGCGAACCACGCGCTTCTGGCCGGGCATACGTTCGAACATGAGATTGCGATGGCTGGCGCATTCGGGATTCTTGGATCGCTGGACGTCAACCGTGGCGATCCGTTGCTTGGTTGGGATACGGACCAGTTTCCAAACGATCTCTGGGATACGACGCTGGCGATGTATCACGTGATCCAGGCGGGTGGTCTTGGCAAGGGCGGTATGAACTTCGACGCGAAGGTGCGGCGTCAGTCGTTCGAGCCTGAGGACCTGGTGTTTGCGCATGTGGGTGCCGTCGACCTTTGCGCGCAGGCGTTTCTCAAGGCTGCGGATCTGATCGAGGGGAAAGATCTCTCGAAGCTTGTGGATGAGCGGTATGCGGGTTGGAAGACTCCGGAGGCGGAGGCGATGCTCGCGGGCAAAGTGACGCTCGCTGACATTGCCAAGGCTTCGGAGGAGAAGAATCTGAATCCTCAGCCGAAGTCGGGCAAGCAGGAGCGGTTGGAGAATCTGGTGGCCCGGAAGCTTTACTAG
- a CDS encoding tetratricopeptide repeat protein: MKRSELHVKRKVPAVVAGLLLLCAGPLVIAQDVELQHAIELTQAGEFHEAELAWRKLDTAHPKNASIHAALGLVLAQQGELEQAAVEYRKAIALDPHQADASMNLGLAEFKQGKFGAAIDPLLAAKKEKPDDPRTGILLGMSYYGTREYAKAVPYLQAAVNSDPANLKMHSVLAESCFFSRQYDCAMAEYKTILTADPNSVQAHMLMAQALGELNRAPEAIKELEEAARIAPDEPNVHFELGYLYYVAHDYDHAGPQFEMELQHNPEHAQASAYLGDIRLRTNDTAGAETLLTKALKLQPDMRMVYLDLGKIYSDEKKNDEALAAFLKAESLDPSEPDAHYRLARLYTTLGQKQKAEMEYAKTKALHSKAADSLIQKISGPGAVVTP; the protein is encoded by the coding sequence GTGAAACGAAGCGAACTCCATGTCAAACGGAAAGTCCCCGCAGTGGTTGCGGGGCTTCTGTTGCTATGCGCTGGGCCGCTGGTGATTGCGCAGGACGTTGAGCTTCAACACGCCATCGAGTTGACCCAGGCTGGCGAGTTTCACGAGGCGGAGCTTGCGTGGCGGAAGCTAGATACGGCTCATCCGAAGAACGCTTCGATCCATGCGGCGCTTGGGCTTGTGCTTGCCCAGCAGGGCGAGTTGGAACAGGCCGCGGTTGAGTATCGCAAGGCGATTGCGCTCGATCCGCACCAAGCCGATGCTTCGATGAATCTTGGACTGGCTGAGTTCAAGCAAGGTAAGTTTGGGGCGGCAATCGATCCGCTGCTTGCGGCAAAGAAGGAGAAGCCGGACGATCCTCGGACCGGGATTTTGCTTGGGATGAGTTACTACGGGACGCGGGAGTATGCGAAGGCAGTTCCCTATCTTCAAGCCGCAGTCAACAGCGATCCTGCAAACCTGAAGATGCATAGCGTGCTTGCGGAGAGCTGCTTTTTTAGTCGGCAGTACGACTGCGCGATGGCCGAGTACAAGACGATCCTGACGGCGGATCCTAACTCGGTGCAGGCCCATATGCTGATGGCACAGGCGTTGGGTGAGTTGAACCGGGCTCCCGAAGCAATCAAGGAGTTGGAAGAGGCGGCGCGAATCGCTCCGGATGAGCCGAATGTGCACTTTGAGTTGGGCTATCTGTACTATGTCGCGCATGACTATGATCATGCGGGGCCGCAGTTCGAGATGGAGTTACAACATAATCCGGAGCATGCGCAGGCAAGCGCTTATCTCGGAGATATTCGGCTGAGAACGAACGATACGGCGGGAGCTGAGACGCTGCTGACGAAGGCGTTGAAGCTCCAGCCGGATATGCGCATGGTCTATCTCGACCTGGGAAAGATCTATAGCGACGAGAAGAAGAACGATGAGGCGCTTGCGGCTTTCTTGAAGGCTGAGAGCCTTGATCCTTCGGAGCCGGATGCGCACTATCGGCTGGCTCGTCTGTATACGACGCTTGGGCAGAAGCAGAAGGCGGAGATGGAATATGCGAAGACGAAGGCCCTGCATAGCAAGGCGGCGGACTCGCTGATTCAGAAGATATCCGGGCCGGGGGCTGTCGTTACTCCATGA
- a CDS encoding CRTAC1 family protein: MAASTAASGSAMGQGVVARNVTPQPRGKPSGLPFRAHFTDVAAAAGLTQPIVYGGLQRKDYIVETVGCGIAFFDFDNDGWLDIFMPCGSRMENAPADATNRLYKNNRDGTFTDVTEKAGLVRSGWASGVTIADYNNDGFEDIFITYYGQNVLYRNNGDGTFTDVTKEAGLLYAGPARWGSGCTFLDYDRDGHLDLFLATYVDLNLGKLPKPGENPYCNFKGVPVNCGPRGLGMGSHYLYRNLGNGTFVDVTEKSGIGRTAKTYAMTSVAADFDNDGWTDIYVASDSTPSLLFRNHHDGTFTEEGAERGVALSDEGTEQAGMGIAIGDYDLDGSLDIFKTHFSDDTSILYKNDGTGNFSDVTTKAGIAVETRYISWGAGFADFDNDGWPDIAVVTGSVYPEVEAKFPQYPLRTPRMIFRNLGGGRFEELIEEAGPGISAPHCSRGCAFGDFDNDGDVDMLISNLNEPPSLLRNDVSGGGNWIKVLLVGTVSNRSAIGSRIIAKYGGRMQAQAVMAQSSFYSVSDKRIHFGIGKNTSADLEIHWTNGYVEQIRGVQANGLVTIMEKRGVVKAEKWPAITK, translated from the coding sequence ATGGCGGCTTCGACGGCTGCTTCCGGGTCTGCGATGGGGCAGGGGGTTGTGGCCAGGAATGTGACGCCGCAGCCGCGCGGGAAGCCGTCAGGACTTCCATTCCGGGCACACTTCACCGATGTTGCCGCAGCGGCGGGGCTGACGCAGCCGATCGTCTATGGCGGGTTGCAACGCAAGGACTACATCGTCGAGACGGTGGGGTGCGGGATTGCGTTCTTCGACTTCGACAACGATGGATGGCTCGATATCTTTATGCCCTGCGGGAGCAGGATGGAGAATGCTCCTGCGGATGCTACCAATCGGCTGTATAAGAACAACCGCGATGGGACGTTTACCGATGTGACGGAAAAGGCTGGGCTCGTGCGGTCGGGGTGGGCGAGCGGGGTGACGATCGCGGACTATAACAACGATGGGTTCGAGGACATCTTCATCACGTACTACGGGCAGAATGTGCTGTATCGGAATAACGGGGATGGGACATTTACCGATGTGACGAAGGAAGCGGGACTGCTGTACGCGGGGCCGGCTCGGTGGGGTTCGGGATGCACGTTTCTGGACTATGACCGAGATGGGCACCTGGATCTATTTCTTGCGACGTATGTGGACTTGAATCTTGGCAAGCTGCCGAAGCCGGGGGAGAATCCTTACTGCAACTTCAAGGGTGTGCCGGTGAACTGCGGGCCGCGTGGGCTTGGGATGGGCAGCCACTACCTTTATCGGAACCTTGGGAATGGGACGTTTGTCGATGTGACGGAGAAGTCGGGGATCGGCCGTACTGCGAAGACGTATGCGATGACCTCGGTCGCGGCTGACTTCGATAACGATGGCTGGACGGATATCTATGTCGCGTCGGACTCGACGCCAAGCCTGCTGTTTCGGAACCATCATGACGGCACGTTTACCGAGGAGGGCGCGGAGCGGGGGGTCGCGCTGAGTGATGAAGGGACGGAGCAGGCGGGCATGGGAATCGCGATCGGGGACTATGACCTGGATGGGAGCCTCGACATCTTCAAGACCCACTTCTCGGATGACACGAGCATTCTGTACAAGAACGACGGCACAGGGAACTTCAGTGATGTGACGACGAAGGCCGGGATCGCGGTCGAGACACGGTATATCAGTTGGGGAGCGGGGTTTGCTGACTTCGACAACGACGGCTGGCCCGACATCGCGGTCGTGACCGGGTCGGTTTATCCGGAGGTGGAGGCGAAGTTTCCCCAGTATCCCCTGAGGACGCCGCGGATGATCTTTCGGAACCTGGGTGGCGGGAGGTTTGAAGAGTTGATCGAGGAGGCTGGGCCGGGGATCTCCGCTCCGCATTGCAGCCGCGGGTGTGCCTTCGGCGACTTCGATAATGATGGCGATGTCGACATGCTGATCAGCAACCTCAACGAGCCTCCTTCCCTGCTGCGCAATGATGTGAGTGGCGGCGGCAACTGGATCAAGGTTCTGCTCGTAGGAACGGTCTCGAACCGGAGCGCGATCGGATCGCGAATCATCGCCAAGTATGGCGGCAGGATGCAGGCGCAGGCGGTGATGGCGCAATCGAGCTTCTACTCGGTGAGCGATAAACGTATTCACTTCGGGATAGGCAAGAACACCTCCGCGGACCTGGAGATTCATTGGACGAATGGGTATGTTGAGCAGATCAGGGGAGTTCAGGCGAACGGGCTCGTGACGATCATGGAGAAGCGTGGCGTGGTGAAGGCTGAGAAGTGGCCAGCCATCACGAAGTGA